A stretch of the Glutamicibacter sp. JL.03c genome encodes the following:
- a CDS encoding ABC transporter substrate-binding protein — protein sequence MKSFTAMKFAAVAAASALALTACGSGDGSGGSAGGDEAVKIGIAQYVSHPSLDAVVEGFKSGMEKAGYTGDKISYDENNAEADQATNTSIAGKLAADSDIDLVLAVATPSAQAAAQSITNIPVLFSAVTDPVSAKLVASNEAPGANVSGTSDMNPVDEQLALLKELKPDAKKVGIVYSSGEANSAVQVEMAEAAAKDLGLTIEKAAISASSEVQQAAGSLDVDAYYVPTDNAVVSALEGLLQTADKKKVPVISADGESVKRGATATYGINYEKLGEQTAAMAVKVLKGEAEPASLPVETISQVDLYLNEDAAKKAGIEFTEDMKSKAVEVY from the coding sequence ATGAAGAGCTTCACAGCTATGAAATTTGCAGCCGTGGCAGCTGCAAGCGCACTGGCATTAACCGCTTGCGGAAGCGGCGACGGATCCGGCGGTTCGGCCGGCGGCGACGAGGCAGTCAAGATCGGCATCGCCCAGTACGTCTCGCACCCTTCGCTGGATGCAGTAGTTGAAGGCTTCAAGTCCGGCATGGAAAAGGCCGGGTACACCGGCGACAAGATTTCCTACGATGAGAACAACGCCGAAGCGGATCAGGCAACCAATACCTCGATCGCCGGCAAGCTGGCAGCTGACTCAGATATTGATCTGGTCCTGGCTGTGGCCACCCCGTCGGCCCAGGCCGCGGCCCAGAGCATCACCAACATCCCGGTACTCTTCTCCGCAGTCACCGATCCGGTCAGCGCCAAGCTGGTCGCCTCCAATGAGGCACCGGGCGCCAATGTCAGCGGCACCTCGGACATGAACCCGGTGGACGAACAGCTGGCACTGCTCAAGGAGCTGAAGCCGGATGCCAAGAAGGTCGGCATCGTGTACTCCTCGGGCGAGGCCAACTCGGCCGTCCAGGTCGAAATGGCTGAAGCCGCAGCCAAGGATTTGGGCCTGACCATTGAAAAGGCCGCGATCTCTGCCTCCAGCGAAGTCCAGCAGGCTGCCGGTTCCCTGGACGTTGATGCATACTACGTGCCAACCGACAATGCCGTGGTCTCCGCGCTGGAAGGCCTGCTGCAGACCGCGGACAAGAAGAAGGTTCCAGTCATCTCCGCCGACGGCGAATCGGTCAAGCGCGGCGCTACCGCAACCTACGGCATCAACTACGAGAAGCTTGGCGAGCAGACCGCGGCCATGGCTGTGAAGGTGCTCAAGGGCGAAGCCGAGCCAGCCAGCCTCCCGGTGGAAACCATCTCGCAGGTGGACCTGTACCTGAATGAGGACGCGGCCAAGAAGGCCGGAATCGAATTCACCGAGGACATGAAGTCCAAGGCCGTCGAGGTCTACTAA
- a CDS encoding ABC transporter permease, giving the protein MITAVELGLIYAIMALGVYLTFRILDFPDLTVDGSFTTGAAVASVGIVSGMNPWLATVLAFFAGMVAGTITGLLHTKGKIDGLLAGILTMIALYSINLRIMGKANTPLLGEETLISPLRAAGILGSWSSIGIFFVICLIFVGAIVWFLHTELGMAMRATGDNQEMIRSFGVSTDNQKILGLALSNGLVALSGAIIAQYQGFADVGMGIGLILIGLASVIVGQAIFTQRYIWLAALAVVFGAVIYRLVIQLALSVGLEVNDMKLISAILVVVALLLPKWKGFQKIVKTFKRTPSAVTAKEEVGTNA; this is encoded by the coding sequence ATGATCACAGCGGTTGAACTCGGCCTGATTTACGCCATTATGGCGCTCGGCGTGTATCTGACCTTCCGTATCCTGGACTTTCCCGACCTGACCGTTGACGGCAGCTTCACCACCGGTGCCGCGGTCGCGTCCGTGGGGATCGTCAGCGGGATGAACCCATGGCTGGCTACCGTGCTGGCCTTCTTCGCTGGCATGGTCGCCGGCACGATCACCGGCCTGCTGCACACCAAGGGAAAGATCGATGGCCTGCTGGCCGGCATCTTGACCATGATCGCGTTGTATTCCATCAACCTGCGCATCATGGGCAAAGCCAATACGCCGCTGCTGGGCGAAGAGACGCTGATCAGCCCGCTGCGCGCGGCCGGCATTCTCGGCTCATGGTCCTCGATCGGCATCTTCTTCGTGATCTGCCTGATCTTCGTCGGCGCCATCGTATGGTTCCTGCACACTGAGCTGGGCATGGCCATGCGCGCTACCGGCGACAATCAGGAAATGATCCGCTCCTTCGGCGTGAGCACCGACAACCAGAAGATCCTGGGCCTGGCATTGTCCAACGGCCTGGTGGCGCTCTCCGGCGCCATCATCGCCCAATACCAGGGCTTCGCCGATGTGGGCATGGGCATCGGCCTGATCCTGATCGGCCTGGCTTCGGTGATCGTGGGACAGGCGATTTTCACCCAGCGCTACATCTGGCTGGCCGCCCTGGCAGTAGTTTTCGGCGCGGTGATCTACCGTTTGGTCATCCAGCTGGCGCTGTCGGTGGGACTGGAGGTCAACGACATGAAGCTGATTTCCGCGATCCTGGTCGTGGTGGCCTTGCTGCTGCCAAAGTGGAAGGGATTCCAGAAAATCGTGAAGACCTTCAAGCGCACCCCCTCCGCCGTGACCGCCAAGGAAGAGGTTGGCACCAATGCTTAG
- a CDS encoding ABC transporter ATP-binding protein, with protein sequence MLSIKNLSRTFFPGTVNERKALRNINLELGDGEFVTVIGSNGAGKSTVLNMVAGKLQPDTGSVTIAGKNVTKLADYRRAKYIGRVFQDPMAGTAPTMSIEENMALAYARGRFRGLGLGVGSKRRELFVEELKSLELGLENRLKTKVGLLSGGQRQALSLLMATFSKPKILLLDEHTAALDPQRAALVSRLTKEIVERHQLTTLMVTHNMEQALQLGTRLIMMHDGEIILDLNQEQKSQMTVQGLLDEFGKIKGAQLDDKTMLQ encoded by the coding sequence ATGCTTAGTATCAAGAACCTGTCGCGCACGTTCTTCCCGGGAACGGTCAACGAGCGCAAGGCACTGCGCAATATCAACCTGGAGCTGGGCGATGGCGAATTCGTCACCGTGATCGGGTCCAATGGCGCGGGCAAGTCCACGGTGCTGAATATGGTCGCGGGCAAGCTCCAGCCGGATACCGGCTCGGTGACGATCGCAGGCAAGAATGTCACGAAGCTGGCGGACTACCGCCGCGCCAAATACATCGGCCGGGTATTCCAGGATCCGATGGCTGGCACCGCGCCGACCATGTCCATCGAGGAGAATATGGCCCTGGCCTACGCTCGTGGGCGTTTCCGCGGACTGGGCCTGGGCGTGGGTTCCAAGCGCCGCGAGCTCTTTGTCGAAGAGCTCAAGAGCCTGGAACTGGGCCTGGAGAACCGCCTGAAGACCAAGGTCGGCCTGCTCTCGGGCGGCCAGCGCCAGGCGCTGAGCCTTTTGATGGCCACCTTCTCCAAGCCGAAGATCCTGCTGCTCGACGAGCACACCGCGGCACTGGATCCGCAGCGTGCTGCGCTGGTTTCCCGGTTGACCAAGGAGATCGTCGAACGCCACCAGCTGACCACGCTGATGGTGACGCACAATATGGAGCAGGCCCTGCAATTGGGAACACGCCTGATCATGATGCACGATGGCGAAATCATCTTGGACTTGAACCAGGAGCAGAAGTCCCAGATGACCGTGCAAGGTCTGCTCGACGAATTCGGGAAGATCAAGGGCGCGCAGCTTGATGACAAGACCATGCTGCAGTAA
- a CDS encoding MFS transporter yields the protein MWTASSLSNLADGVAFAAVPLIAASLTQDPRLIAGLSLCYAAVRLLLALASGAWVDRFDRRTLLSYANILRGIALLVLASSFAFSGPNLWALYLAMAFIAVLEGTADTAAIALLPQLVSPEKLDQANSKITATQLITDEFAGPPLGGFLLAFAAAIPLYAMGGLWAVAGAIALAMPRSARPAVGSGERPRI from the coding sequence TTGTGGACAGCATCTTCGCTGTCCAACCTTGCCGATGGAGTTGCCTTTGCAGCTGTTCCGCTGATCGCCGCATCCTTGACGCAGGACCCCCGGCTGATCGCCGGCTTGTCGCTCTGCTACGCCGCGGTACGATTGCTTCTCGCCTTGGCCTCTGGAGCGTGGGTCGACCGATTCGATCGGCGCACCTTGCTCAGCTATGCAAATATCTTGCGCGGAATCGCCTTGCTGGTCTTAGCGTCGTCCTTCGCTTTCTCCGGCCCGAATCTGTGGGCGCTTTATCTGGCCATGGCATTCATCGCCGTCTTGGAAGGCACAGCAGACACCGCGGCGATCGCTTTGTTGCCACAGCTGGTGAGCCCTGAAAAGCTGGATCAAGCCAATAGCAAGATCACTGCCACGCAACTGATCACCGATGAATTCGCTGGCCCGCCCCTGGGAGGATTTCTCTTGGCCTTCGCCGCGGCCATCCCCTTATATGCGATGGGAGGACTTTGGGCCGTAGCCGGAGCAATCGCTCTGGCCATGCCTCGCAGCGCGCGTCCGGCAGTTGGCTCCGGCGAGCGCCCGCGCATCTAG
- a CDS encoding GNAT family N-acetyltransferase, translating to MDTPSITVAEAAPQDPQHVQNAAKIWAQAAAQRDHMPRPVDGSQALAGVERRLALPDARLVFASKDGVPAGFTLCSPHDGYLEIYYVAVAPDFWGQGVARELMAEVENFARAAGFREVRLWAITDNSRAIKLYQANGWRPTGEELTDAASGRTEILLAKAKH from the coding sequence ATGGACACCCCCTCGATAACTGTTGCTGAAGCAGCACCACAGGATCCGCAGCATGTCCAGAACGCTGCGAAAATCTGGGCGCAGGCTGCGGCCCAACGCGATCACATGCCCCGGCCTGTTGACGGCAGCCAAGCACTGGCCGGAGTCGAGCGTCGCTTGGCCTTGCCCGATGCCAGGCTCGTGTTCGCATCCAAGGACGGGGTTCCAGCAGGATTCACACTCTGCTCACCGCATGATGGCTACCTGGAGATCTACTACGTCGCCGTTGCCCCTGATTTCTGGGGACAGGGCGTGGCACGCGAACTCATGGCCGAAGTGGAGAACTTTGCGCGGGCGGCCGGTTTCCGCGAAGTGCGCCTTTGGGCCATCACCGACAATTCGCGGGCAATCAAGCTGTATCAGGCCAACGGCTGGCGGCCTACCGGTGAAGAACTCACGGATGCAGCCTCGGGACGAACTGAAATCCTGCTGGCTAAGGCGAAGCATTAG
- a CDS encoding VIT family protein — MTVSTQAHPNEPHDQNFAERLNWLRAGVLGANDGIVSVAATVVGVAGVTNHTAPIFTAGMAAVIGGAISMALGEYVSVSSQRDSQRALVEKERQELRDDPDAELAELAGIYEAKGLSQHTAMQVATELTEHDALAAHLSAELNIDEEEVVNPWHAAYASAASFIIGAVLPMLAILLPPEQIRIPVTFAAVLVALAVTGTLGAYIGGSSKRVAALRLVVGGALALAATFAAGSLLGSSGII; from the coding sequence ATGACCGTTTCAACTCAGGCCCATCCCAATGAGCCCCATGATCAGAACTTCGCCGAACGCCTGAACTGGCTCCGCGCTGGAGTTCTCGGCGCGAATGACGGCATCGTCTCGGTAGCCGCCACGGTTGTTGGGGTCGCCGGCGTCACCAACCACACCGCCCCGATTTTCACTGCCGGAATGGCCGCGGTCATCGGCGGAGCCATCTCGATGGCCCTGGGCGAATATGTTTCGGTCAGCAGTCAACGTGATTCGCAGCGAGCCCTGGTTGAGAAGGAGCGCCAAGAGCTCCGTGACGATCCCGACGCGGAGCTCGCTGAGCTTGCCGGGATCTACGAGGCCAAGGGATTGAGCCAGCACACCGCGATGCAGGTAGCCACCGAGCTGACGGAGCATGATGCGCTGGCAGCACATTTATCCGCGGAACTGAATATCGATGAGGAAGAAGTCGTCAACCCTTGGCATGCCGCCTATGCATCGGCGGCGTCCTTCATTATCGGTGCCGTCCTGCCCATGCTGGCCATCTTGCTGCCGCCGGAACAGATCCGCATTCCCGTGACCTTTGCCGCGGTACTCGTTGCCCTCGCGGTTACCGGGACGCTGGGCGCCTACATCGGAGGCAGCTCCAAACGGGTGGCGGCACTTCGCCTGGTCGTCGGCGGTGCCCTGGCCTTGGCCGCGACCTTCGCCGCCGGCTCGCTGCTTGGCTCCAGCGGGATCATCTAG
- the argS gene encoding arginine--tRNA ligase, which yields MTPEELSAAISACLTEAVAAGEISVEVPGTVRVDRPKSREHGDWATNIALQLGKKAGMAPRDFAQILARRLAEVSGVGAVDIAGPGFLNITLEAGAAGELARTIVESGAAYGNNQALVGHVVNMEFVSANPTGPLHIGHTRWAALGDAISRVLRASGASVTCEYYINDAGNQMNVFARSVYNRIHGLPVPEGGYPGEYIKELGEIVLAENPGLKDLDEAEAIPALREAAYKAQLEDIKKTLADFGVSFDVFFSETTLHEGGAVADAVTRLREQGHIFDQEGAVWLRTTDFGDDKDRVLIRANGEPTYFAADAAYYLSKKDRGFEEKIYLLGADHHGYVNRLKAIAACAGDDKEKNIEVLIGQLISVNGAKLSKRAGNIIELRDLINWIGADALRYSLARFPADSPIALDPEQLKKNTNDNPVFYVQYAHARSAAAARNAAAKGVTREQFDAALLTDATENELLAVLGQFPSVVAGAAEFREPHRIARYLEQVAGAYHSWYAATRITPVAEDGAITPVHSTRLWLNDAATTVLANGLELLGVSAPERM from the coding sequence GTGACTCCTGAAGAACTCTCCGCAGCAATATCCGCATGCCTCACCGAAGCCGTCGCCGCTGGTGAAATCTCCGTTGAGGTTCCAGGCACCGTGCGTGTCGACCGTCCCAAGAGCCGTGAGCACGGTGACTGGGCAACCAACATCGCGCTGCAGCTGGGCAAGAAGGCTGGCATGGCACCGCGCGACTTCGCGCAGATCCTTGCCCGACGCCTTGCCGAGGTTTCAGGAGTCGGCGCCGTGGACATCGCAGGTCCAGGCTTCCTGAACATCACCCTCGAAGCTGGCGCCGCTGGCGAACTGGCTCGCACCATCGTCGAATCCGGGGCCGCCTACGGCAACAACCAGGCCCTGGTCGGCCACGTGGTCAACATGGAATTCGTCTCGGCGAACCCCACCGGTCCGCTGCATATCGGCCACACCCGCTGGGCCGCCCTGGGCGATGCGATCTCGCGCGTCCTTCGTGCCTCCGGTGCAAGCGTGACCTGCGAGTACTACATCAACGACGCCGGCAACCAGATGAACGTCTTTGCCCGCTCGGTCTACAACCGCATCCACGGCCTGCCGGTCCCCGAGGGGGGCTACCCCGGCGAATACATCAAGGAACTGGGCGAGATCGTTCTTGCCGAAAACCCTGGCCTGAAGGACCTGGACGAAGCCGAAGCCATTCCGGCCTTGCGTGAAGCGGCCTACAAGGCACAGCTCGAAGACATCAAGAAGACCCTGGCCGATTTCGGCGTCAGCTTCGATGTCTTCTTCTCCGAAACCACCCTGCACGAAGGCGGGGCCGTGGCCGACGCCGTGACTCGCCTGCGCGAACAGGGACACATCTTCGACCAGGAAGGCGCTGTCTGGCTGCGCACCACCGACTTCGGTGATGACAAGGACCGCGTGCTGATCCGTGCCAACGGCGAACCGACCTACTTCGCCGCGGACGCCGCCTACTACCTGTCCAAGAAGGATCGCGGCTTCGAAGAGAAGATCTACCTGCTCGGTGCCGACCACCACGGGTACGTCAACCGCCTGAAGGCCATCGCCGCCTGCGCGGGCGATGACAAGGAGAAGAACATCGAGGTGCTGATCGGCCAATTGATCAGCGTCAACGGTGCCAAGCTCTCCAAGCGCGCTGGCAACATCATCGAGCTGCGCGATCTGATCAACTGGATCGGTGCCGACGCGCTGCGCTACTCGCTGGCCCGCTTCCCGGCCGATTCGCCGATCGCCCTGGACCCAGAGCAGCTGAAGAAGAACACCAACGACAACCCGGTGTTCTACGTCCAGTACGCCCACGCTCGCTCGGCCGCCGCAGCCCGCAACGCTGCCGCGAAGGGGGTCACCCGCGAGCAGTTCGACGCAGCCCTGCTGACCGACGCTACCGAAAACGAACTGCTGGCAGTGCTCGGACAGTTCCCTTCGGTGGTAGCCGGCGCCGCGGAGTTCCGCGAACCGCACCGCATCGCCCGCTACCTGGAACAGGTCGCTGGCGCGTACCACTCCTGGTATGCCGCAACCCGCATTACCCCGGTCGCTGAAGATGGAGCCATCACTCCAGTGCACAGCACCCGCCTGTGGCTGAACGATGCAGCGACCACCGTCTTGGCCAATGGATTGGAACTGCTGGGCGTCTCCGCCCCAGAGAGGATGTAA
- the lysA gene encoding diaminopimelate decarboxylase: protein MALSPLAPQWLQFPENINALRQIEWASGVSREASGELSVQGIAVSALAEEFGTPLFVLDENDFRARARGFKTAFDEAFKELCGAVDVYYAGKAFVCTEVARWVTEEGLRLDTCSGGELAVAKAANVPAENLSLHGNNKSKAEITRGLEMGVGRIVIDSLDELDRVISLADGLGLKAEVMLRITPGVHASTHEAIATAHEDQKFGLSILADATGTSPALRAVARALEAQNVNLLGLHAHIGSQIFEAEGFAMVARTMLGLLAQIREIHGVSLPELDLGGGYGIAYTSEDHPSTPAKLAGQMAEVVTATCQELALDCPRISIEPGRAIVGPTTFTLYEAGVRKDVQVEDATGALFPRRYISVDGGMSDNPRPVLYDAQYTAVLASRMTQSDAIISRVVGKHCESGDIVVKDVYLPEDVAAGDLLAIPATGAYCWALSSNYNYLTRPAVVAVRDGQARLIVRRETEDDLLARDMGV, encoded by the coding sequence ATGGCACTATCGCCGCTAGCCCCGCAATGGCTGCAATTCCCCGAAAACATCAACGCACTGCGCCAGATCGAATGGGCTTCGGGGGTTTCCCGCGAAGCTAGCGGCGAACTGTCCGTCCAGGGCATCGCGGTCAGCGCGCTGGCCGAGGAATTCGGCACCCCGCTGTTCGTGCTGGATGAAAACGACTTCCGCGCCCGCGCCCGCGGCTTCAAGACCGCTTTCGATGAGGCCTTCAAGGAGTTGTGCGGGGCAGTAGACGTCTACTACGCCGGCAAGGCCTTTGTCTGCACCGAGGTCGCCCGCTGGGTGACCGAAGAAGGGCTGCGCCTGGACACCTGCTCCGGCGGCGAGCTGGCCGTGGCCAAGGCCGCCAACGTCCCGGCGGAAAACCTCTCGTTGCACGGGAACAACAAGTCCAAGGCCGAGATCACCCGGGGCCTGGAAATGGGCGTCGGACGCATTGTCATCGACTCGCTCGACGAGCTCGACCGCGTGATCTCGCTGGCCGATGGGCTGGGCCTGAAAGCAGAGGTGATGCTGCGCATCACCCCGGGCGTGCACGCCTCCACCCATGAGGCCATCGCCACCGCCCACGAGGACCAGAAGTTCGGCCTGTCGATCCTGGCCGATGCCACCGGCACCTCCCCGGCATTGCGCGCGGTGGCCCGCGCCCTTGAAGCGCAGAACGTGAACCTCTTGGGCCTGCACGCGCACATTGGCTCGCAGATCTTCGAAGCCGAGGGCTTTGCCATGGTCGCTCGCACCATGCTCGGCTTGCTGGCGCAGATCCGCGAAATCCACGGCGTGAGCCTGCCCGAGCTGGATCTCGGTGGCGGCTACGGCATCGCCTACACCTCCGAGGACCACCCCTCGACCCCGGCGAAGCTGGCCGGCCAAATGGCCGAGGTCGTCACCGCGACCTGCCAGGAACTGGCCCTGGACTGTCCGCGCATCTCCATCGAGCCTGGACGGGCCATCGTCGGCCCGACCACCTTCACCCTCTACGAGGCCGGCGTGCGCAAGGACGTCCAGGTGGAGGACGCCACCGGAGCGCTGTTCCCGCGCCGTTATATTTCGGTGGACGGCGGCATGAGCGATAACCCCCGCCCGGTGCTCTATGACGCGCAATACACCGCCGTGCTCGCGAGCCGTATGACGCAAAGCGACGCAATTATTTCTCGCGTAGTTGGGAAACATTGCGAGTCAGGTGACATAGTCGTGAAGGACGTTTACCTGCCCGAGGATGTGGCGGCTGGCGACTTGCTCGCGATTCCGGCCACCGGCGCCTACTGCTGGGCCCTGTCGAGCAACTACAACTACCTCACCCGCCCAGCGGTGGTAGCGGTACGCGATGGCCAAGCCCGTTTGATCGTGCGCAGGGAAACCGAAGACGACTTGCTAGCCCGCGACATGGGAGTTTAA
- a CDS encoding homoserine dehydrogenase: MSGEKNLKVALLGCGTVGAQVARILLEDANELASRSGAGLQLIGIAVRNLETKRDVDLPIQLFTTDALGLIEQADVVIELLGGLDPAGQYIAAALSKGASVITGNKALIALKGAELNEVAAASGAQLRYEAAVAGAIPILRPIADSLAGDHITKVMGIVNGTTNFILDAMDTTGAAFDDVLAEAQALGYAEADPTADVGGHDAAAKAAILASLAFHTTVSSEQVSTQGITEVTAEDVAAAADAGYVIKLLAIAEQGDAGISVRVYPALIRRGHPLATVHGAFNAVFVEAENAGDLMFYGAGAGGNATASAVMGDVVAVARQIAAGAPLPNGSVHQSPRMLDFDAITTRYWIGLSVKDQSGVLAAIATVFGEHGVSIQSMSQQGDAHSGAQLRILTHQGTESALASTVEALKALDAVHSVLSVMRVEGN, from the coding sequence TTGAGCGGTGAAAAGAACCTGAAGGTAGCCCTGCTGGGTTGCGGTACGGTCGGAGCCCAGGTGGCCCGCATCCTGCTGGAAGACGCGAATGAATTGGCATCCCGTTCGGGTGCCGGCCTGCAGCTGATCGGCATTGCCGTGCGCAATCTGGAGACCAAGCGCGACGTGGACTTGCCCATTCAGCTTTTCACCACCGATGCGCTGGGCCTGATCGAACAGGCCGATGTGGTCATCGAGCTGCTCGGCGGCTTGGATCCTGCCGGCCAGTACATCGCCGCCGCCCTGTCCAAGGGCGCCAGCGTGATCACCGGCAACAAGGCGCTCATCGCGCTCAAGGGAGCCGAACTGAACGAGGTCGCCGCAGCCTCCGGCGCGCAGTTGCGCTACGAAGCCGCGGTCGCTGGCGCGATCCCGATCCTGCGCCCGATCGCCGACTCGCTGGCCGGCGATCACATCACCAAGGTGATGGGCATCGTCAACGGAACCACCAACTTCATCCTGGACGCCATGGACACCACCGGCGCGGCCTTCGATGATGTGCTGGCCGAAGCCCAGGCCCTGGGCTACGCCGAAGCGGATCCGACCGCCGACGTCGGCGGGCACGACGCCGCCGCGAAAGCCGCGATCCTCGCGTCGCTGGCCTTCCACACCACGGTCTCCTCAGAACAGGTTTCCACCCAGGGCATTACCGAGGTCACCGCCGAGGATGTGGCCGCCGCGGCCGATGCCGGCTATGTCATCAAGCTGCTAGCCATCGCCGAGCAGGGCGATGCGGGCATTTCGGTGCGCGTCTACCCGGCGCTGATTCGCCGAGGCCACCCGCTGGCTACCGTGCACGGCGCGTTCAATGCGGTCTTCGTCGAAGCGGAAAACGCCGGGGACCTGATGTTCTACGGCGCAGGTGCCGGCGGCAACGCGACCGCCAGCGCTGTGATGGGCGATGTCGTGGCCGTGGCCCGGCAGATCGCCGCCGGCGCGCCGCTGCCCAACGGCTCGGTGCATCAGAGCCCGCGCATGCTGGACTTCGACGCGATTACCACCCGCTACTGGATCGGCCTGTCGGTCAAGGACCAGTCCGGCGTGCTCGCAGCCATCGCCACCGTCTTCGGCGAGCATGGCGTCTCGATCCAGTCCATGAGCCAGCAGGGCGATGCTCACTCCGGTGCCCAATTGCGCATCCTCACCCACCAGGGCACCGAATCCGCCCTGGCCAGCACCGTCGAAGCGCTCAAGGCCTTGGACGCGGTGCATTCAGTACTATCCGTTATGCGAGTTGAAGGAAACTAA
- the thrC gene encoding threonine synthase translates to MAHQWRGVIREYAERLPVDENTRVITLGEGGTPLVFAPALSELTGNEVYLKVEGMNPTGSFKDRGMTMAMTAAVAAGAKAVVCASTGNTSASAAAYATQAGLKCAVLVPDGKISMGKLSQAIAHGADIIQIDGNFDNCLEVARKLSENYPVFLVNSVNPARIQGQKTGAFEVVDFLGDAPDYHLLPVGNAGNITAYWKGYKEYSSAWTNEAGKELAPVSTKNPIMWGFQAEGAAPIVAGHPITEPDTIATAIRIGNPASWEQAEAARDESGGQIDSVSDDQILEAHRWLSAREGVFVEPASAAGVAGLLKHHAAGNVPTGKKIVITVTGHGLKDPDWALKQADGSEVAPKKVAFDVVEVAGALGLA, encoded by the coding sequence GTGGCTCACCAGTGGCGCGGAGTCATCCGCGAATATGCCGAACGCCTGCCAGTAGACGAGAACACCAGGGTCATCACCCTGGGCGAGGGCGGCACCCCGCTGGTGTTCGCACCGGCGCTCTCGGAACTCACCGGCAACGAGGTCTACCTCAAGGTCGAAGGCATGAACCCGACCGGTTCCTTCAAGGACCGCGGCATGACCATGGCGATGACTGCTGCGGTGGCCGCCGGTGCCAAGGCCGTGGTGTGTGCCTCCACCGGCAACACCTCTGCCTCGGCGGCGGCCTACGCCACCCAGGCTGGCTTGAAGTGCGCGGTGCTGGTACCGGATGGCAAGATCTCCATGGGCAAGCTGTCCCAGGCCATCGCCCACGGCGCGGACATCATCCAGATCGACGGCAACTTCGATAACTGCCTTGAGGTAGCCCGCAAGCTTTCGGAAAACTACCCGGTCTTCCTGGTGAATTCCGTGAACCCCGCCCGCATCCAGGGCCAGAAGACCGGCGCCTTCGAGGTTGTCGACTTCCTGGGCGACGCGCCGGACTACCACCTGCTGCCAGTAGGCAACGCCGGCAACATCACCGCCTACTGGAAGGGCTACAAGGAGTACTCTTCGGCGTGGACCAACGAGGCCGGCAAGGAACTTGCACCGGTGTCCACCAAGAACCCGATCATGTGGGGCTTCCAGGCTGAAGGGGCCGCTCCCATCGTGGCCGGCCACCCGATCACCGAACCAGACACCATCGCCACCGCGATCCGCATCGGCAACCCTGCCTCCTGGGAGCAGGCCGAAGCCGCGCGCGACGAGTCCGGCGGCCAGATCGACTCGGTCTCCGACGATCAGATCCTCGAAGCGCACCGCTGGCTCTCGGCCCGCGAAGGCGTTTTCGTGGAGCCTGCCTCGGCTGCGGGTGTGGCCGGTCTGCTCAAGCACCACGCCGCAGGCAATGTGCCTACCGGCAAGAAGATCGTCATCACCGTGACCGGCCACGGCCTGAAGGACCCGGACTGGGCCCTGAAGCAGGCCGACGGTTCCGAAGTGGCACCGAAGAAGGTGGCCTTCGACGTGGTCGAGGTCGCCGGCGCGCTGGGCCTGGCCTAG